In Pelagicoccus enzymogenes, the following proteins share a genomic window:
- a CDS encoding type I restriction-modification system subunit M: MSNISGIIKSIQDIMRKDVGVDGDAQRISQLVWMFFLKIYDDRELEIETLADDGDDYKSPLPEHLRWRNWAANPEGDTGEELAKFINDQLFPTLKDKLVLEGPTGKRAQVVRNVFEDAYNYMKSGTLIRQVINKICEIDFNNTADRHTFGSIYEQILKDLQSAGNAGEFYTPRAVTQFIVDRVDPQLKETVLDPACGTGGFLTCAIDHKRSCYVKNAKHEETLVASIYGVEKKALPHMLCTTNMILHGIDTPTQIEHGNMLSRRAYVDYGEKDRKHVIITNPPFGGTEEDGVENQFPATYRTRETADLFMALVIKLLKNDGRAAVVLPDGFLFGEGMKTRLKQDLLEKCHLHTIVRLPNNVFAPYTGIKTNILFFTKKPESQQPATQEIWYYEHPYPEGVTSYNKTKPMRFEEFQTERDWWGTEADGFKTRVETEQAWKVDIDEIVARNYNLDISNPHVGEQITHDPEELLSEYKQQQDEIQSLRDQLKAILTDALAGNK, encoded by the coding sequence ATGAGCAACATCTCCGGCATCATCAAATCCATCCAAGACATCATGCGAAAAGACGTCGGCGTCGACGGCGACGCCCAACGCATCTCACAGCTCGTATGGATGTTCTTCCTCAAGATCTACGACGATCGCGAACTGGAAATCGAAACTCTCGCGGACGATGGAGACGACTATAAATCCCCGCTCCCCGAACACCTCCGCTGGCGTAACTGGGCTGCCAACCCCGAAGGCGACACCGGCGAAGAGCTAGCCAAGTTCATCAACGATCAGCTCTTCCCCACCCTCAAGGACAAACTCGTCCTCGAGGGCCCCACCGGCAAACGCGCTCAAGTCGTCCGCAATGTATTCGAAGATGCCTACAACTACATGAAGTCAGGCACCCTCATCCGCCAAGTCATCAACAAGATTTGCGAGATCGACTTCAACAACACCGCCGACCGCCACACCTTCGGCTCCATCTACGAGCAAATCCTCAAAGACCTCCAGTCCGCCGGAAACGCCGGCGAGTTCTACACCCCACGCGCCGTCACCCAGTTCATCGTCGACCGAGTCGACCCGCAGCTCAAAGAGACCGTGCTCGACCCCGCCTGCGGCACCGGCGGCTTCCTCACTTGCGCCATCGACCACAAACGCAGCTGCTACGTCAAAAACGCCAAGCACGAGGAAACCCTCGTCGCCAGCATCTACGGCGTCGAAAAGAAAGCCCTGCCCCACATGCTCTGCACCACCAACATGATCCTGCACGGCATCGACACCCCCACTCAGATCGAGCACGGCAACATGCTCAGCCGCCGCGCCTACGTCGACTACGGCGAAAAAGACCGCAAGCACGTCATCATCACCAATCCCCCCTTCGGAGGCACCGAAGAAGACGGCGTCGAAAACCAATTCCCCGCCACCTACCGCACCCGCGAGACCGCCGACCTCTTCATGGCCCTCGTCATCAAGCTCCTCAAAAACGACGGCCGCGCTGCCGTCGTCCTCCCCGACGGCTTCCTCTTCGGCGAAGGCATGAAAACCCGCCTCAAGCAGGACCTCCTGGAGAAGTGCCACCTCCACACCATCGTCCGCCTGCCCAACAACGTCTTCGCCCCCTACACCGGCATCAAGACCAACATCCTCTTCTTCACCAAAAAGCCCGAGAGCCAGCAACCCGCCACCCAGGAAATCTGGTACTACGAGCACCCCTACCCCGAAGGCGTCACCAGCTACAATAAAACCAAGCCCATGCGCTTCGAAGAGTTCCAGACCGAGCGCGACTGGTGGGGCACCGAAGCCGATGGCTTCAAAACCCGCGTCGAAACCGAACAAGCCTGGAAAGTCGATATCGACGAAATTGTCGCCCGTAATTACAATTTGGATATATCAAATCCCCACGTCGGCGAGCAAATCACCCACGACCCCGAAGAATTGCTTTCTGAATACAAACAACAGCAAGACGAAATCCAATCCCTCCGCGACCAACTCAAGGCCATCCTCACCGACGCTCTAGCCGGAAACAAATAA
- the hsdR gene encoding EcoAI/FtnUII family type I restriction enzme subunit R produces MDPKEKKELSEIDICDLFITPAILKAGWDQPKQVRREVTLTPGPVIVRGNLSSRNKKKKKFADYVLQWETGVPIAIVEAKDNNHSVSHGMQQALGYTEILDLPSAFSSNGDAFASHNKVPEDGEDIECEFPLDSFPPPQELWKRYKKHRNIEDDEEALVLEPYYEDGSGKSPRYYQAEAINRTIEAVAKGQRRLLLVMATGTGKTYTTFQIIWRLWKSKQAKRILFLVDRNILADQTLVNDFKPFGSVMTKIKNRKIDPAYEVYLGLYQALTGPDEEDKIFKSVSRDFFDLIVIDECHRGSASEDSAWREILDYFSSAIQLGLTATPKETKYTSNITYFGDPIYTYTLKQGIEDGFLAPYKVVRYDLDKDLIGWTPPPGMTDDLGKEIERREYNQKDMDRILVLNQRTKLVATCVMKLLRATDPFSKTIIFCDDIDHAERMRVAITNAAGKLAIDNPKYVMRITGDSVEGKAELDNFIDPESKFPVIATTSELLTTGVDAKTCKLIVLDKNITSMTTFKQIVGRGTRIEEEQGKFFFTVMDFKRATNLFEDPEFDGAPVVIYEPGNDDDPVPPDPKPEPGEIVDEEPGDYGAKKIRVSGVDVKILSKRVSYLGEDGKLITESYRDYSRKHIREEYASLDEFITTWNTAKKKAAIVKELEEYGIELPKLAEEVGKDYGDFDLICHIAYDQPPLTRKERANKVKKRNYFAKYGEQVRAVLEALLDKYADEGVLTIESPKVFKLTPFDKIGTPVEIINDVFGGKAKYETALQELERELFDQETSA; encoded by the coding sequence ATGGATCCGAAAGAGAAAAAGGAACTCAGCGAAATAGACATCTGCGACCTCTTCATCACACCCGCAATCCTCAAGGCGGGGTGGGATCAGCCGAAACAAGTGCGCCGAGAAGTTACCCTCACTCCCGGTCCCGTTATCGTCAGGGGCAACCTCTCTTCACGGAACAAGAAGAAAAAGAAATTCGCCGATTACGTCCTGCAATGGGAAACAGGCGTCCCTATCGCCATCGTCGAAGCCAAGGACAACAACCACAGCGTTAGCCACGGCATGCAGCAGGCACTCGGCTACACTGAGATCCTAGATCTTCCGAGTGCGTTTAGCTCAAATGGAGACGCCTTTGCCTCGCACAACAAAGTCCCTGAAGACGGCGAAGACATCGAGTGCGAATTCCCGCTCGATTCCTTCCCTCCACCACAGGAGCTCTGGAAACGCTATAAAAAACACCGCAACATCGAAGACGACGAGGAAGCGCTCGTTCTCGAACCGTACTACGAGGACGGCAGCGGCAAATCTCCTCGTTACTACCAAGCGGAAGCGATCAATCGTACCATCGAAGCCGTTGCCAAAGGCCAGAGACGACTCTTGCTCGTCATGGCCACCGGCACCGGAAAGACCTACACCACCTTCCAAATCATCTGGCGACTCTGGAAGTCGAAACAAGCCAAACGCATCCTCTTCCTCGTCGACCGAAATATCCTCGCCGACCAAACGCTGGTAAACGACTTCAAGCCATTCGGCTCGGTCATGACGAAGATCAAAAACCGCAAGATCGACCCGGCCTACGAAGTCTACCTCGGCCTCTACCAAGCCCTCACCGGTCCCGACGAAGAAGATAAGATCTTCAAATCCGTATCCCGCGACTTCTTCGATCTCATCGTCATCGACGAGTGTCACCGCGGCTCCGCCTCCGAAGACTCCGCCTGGCGCGAGATTCTCGACTACTTTTCCTCGGCCATCCAGCTCGGCCTTACAGCCACCCCTAAGGAGACTAAGTACACCTCCAACATCACTTACTTCGGCGACCCCATCTACACCTACACCCTCAAGCAAGGAATAGAAGACGGCTTCCTCGCTCCGTACAAGGTCGTCCGGTACGACCTCGACAAAGACCTCATCGGTTGGACCCCGCCCCCCGGCATGACCGATGACCTCGGCAAAGAGATCGAGCGTCGCGAATACAACCAGAAGGACATGGACCGAATCCTAGTCCTCAACCAACGCACCAAGCTCGTCGCCACGTGCGTCATGAAGCTCCTCCGAGCCACCGACCCCTTCTCCAAAACCATCATCTTCTGCGACGACATCGATCACGCCGAACGTATGCGCGTCGCCATTACAAACGCCGCTGGCAAGCTCGCCATCGACAATCCCAAGTACGTCATGCGCATCACCGGCGACAGCGTCGAGGGCAAGGCCGAGCTCGACAATTTCATAGACCCGGAGTCCAAGTTCCCCGTCATTGCCACCACCTCCGAACTCCTCACCACCGGAGTCGACGCCAAGACCTGCAAGCTTATCGTCCTCGATAAGAACATCACCTCTATGACGACCTTTAAGCAGATCGTCGGTCGTGGAACGCGCATCGAAGAGGAACAAGGCAAGTTCTTCTTCACGGTCATGGATTTCAAACGGGCCACCAATCTCTTTGAAGACCCCGAATTCGACGGAGCTCCCGTCGTTATCTACGAGCCAGGAAACGACGACGATCCCGTTCCCCCAGATCCCAAACCCGAACCCGGCGAAATCGTCGACGAGGAGCCGGGCGACTACGGAGCCAAGAAAATCCGCGTCAGCGGAGTCGACGTGAAGATCCTCTCCAAGCGGGTTTCCTACCTTGGAGAAGACGGCAAGCTCATCACCGAGTCCTACCGTGACTACAGCCGCAAGCACATCCGCGAAGAGTACGCGTCCCTCGACGAATTCATAACCACCTGGAACACCGCCAAGAAAAAGGCGGCCATCGTCAAAGAGCTCGAAGAATATGGCATCGAGCTCCCCAAGCTTGCCGAAGAAGTCGGCAAAGACTACGGCGACTTCGACCTCATCTGCCACATAGCCTACGACCAGCCGCCTCTCACCCGCAAAGAACGGGCAAATAAGGTCAAAAAACGAAACTACTTCGCCAAGTACGGCGAGCAAGTCCGAGCCGTCCTCGAAGCCCTCCTGGACAAGTACGCCGATGAAGGCGTACTCACCATCGAAAGTCCCAAGGTTTTTAAGCTGACACCCTTCGACAAGATAGGCACCCCAGTCGAAATCATAAACGACGTGTTCGGCGGCAAAGCCAAGTACGAGACCGCCCTCCAAGAACTCGAGCGCGAACTCTTCGATCAAGAAACTTCAGCTTAA
- a CDS encoding flagellin, with translation MDSANGGPHRERIGYGSNGLPDLDGPITLTTFGDEDYELTIDSFYGTQYTGIYTPTSVSPASTTIINTTTTPGSETVTVTESTKTNFGNLADATDLDSVALDTVGGALEEVANFRADNGAKRSRFEFASKQLTTNETNLKEANSRIVDVDVAEESTQLARANILVQAGSAMLGQANASVQIALKLVA, from the coding sequence TTGGACTCAGCGAACGGCGGGCCTCATAGAGAACGCATTGGATACGGTTCGAATGGGCTACCTGATTTGGATGGTCCGATAACCCTGACGACCTTTGGCGACGAGGATTACGAACTTACCATCGATAGCTTTTACGGGACTCAATACACCGGTATTTACACTCCAACTTCGGTTTCACCCGCCTCAACTACAATCATAAATACGACCACTACTCCCGGTTCAGAAACGGTTACGGTAACTGAGAGTACGAAGACGAATTTCGGAAATCTGGCTGATGCAACCGACCTCGATTCCGTTGCATTGGATACTGTAGGAGGCGCTCTGGAAGAGGTAGCAAACTTCCGAGCAGACAATGGAGCGAAGCGGAGCCGCTTCGAATTCGCCTCCAAACAGCTTACGACGAATGAAACGAACCTGAAGGAAGCGAATAGCCGAATCGTGGATGTTGATGTAGCCGAGGAGTCAACGCAGTTAGCGAGAGCGAACATCCTCGTGCAAGCAGGCTCGGCGATGCTGGGGCAAGCGAACGCATCCGTTCAAATCGCGCTGAAGCTGGTCGCGTAG